Proteins found in one Acidobacteriota bacterium genomic segment:
- a CDS encoding long-chain fatty acid--CoA ligase, producing MIEALPARTLVDYFRHASASGKADLLVSKVDGAWKPVSAGEFEERTKGLALGLALLGVDRQDRVAILSENRPEWPMTDFATLSLGALTVPIYTSYLAPQVEYILRDSLAKVVVVSNAIELQKVLDVRDRCPELKHVVVLEQVPWSAGRAVPFETVVQKGLSALAADPEAWEERASSILPTDLATMIYTSGTTGEPKGAILTHGNFVANVATCSTLFEVTPDMVALSFLPLSHVFERMVDYLFFSRATTIAYAESIDKLSENFAEIKPHCFAAVPRVYEKMLARVRNAVDAAPALRRAIFEWGVQVGAMHLRAVESGEKPPFFLRLKYRIADRLVFGKIKARLGGRFLFAISGGAPLAHDVAAFFWAAGVEVYEGYGLTETSPVLTCNRPGEWRLGTVGRAIPGVTLKIAPDGEVLAKGPSIMDGGYWRKTEETASVFDADGWFLTGDIGSFDLDGFLTLTDRKKEILINAYGKNIAPAPIEAALKAVRFVSSAVLIGDRQKFLSALVVPNFEKLESWAMGANVSYRTRQELVADAKVLSLFKQAIEILNGDEPHERQIRAFRLLTEDFSIEGGELTPTLKIKRRVVVSKYRDVIDEMYADAAALEDANADTLEGR from the coding sequence GTGATCGAAGCCCTTCCCGCGAGAACTCTCGTCGATTACTTCCGCCACGCCTCCGCGAGCGGGAAGGCGGATCTGCTCGTCTCGAAGGTGGACGGGGCCTGGAAGCCCGTCTCCGCGGGTGAGTTCGAGGAGCGGACGAAGGGGCTGGCGCTCGGGCTGGCCCTCCTCGGCGTCGACCGGCAGGATCGCGTCGCAATCCTCTCGGAGAACCGGCCCGAGTGGCCCATGACGGACTTCGCGACGCTCTCGCTGGGAGCGCTGACCGTCCCCATCTACACCTCGTACCTCGCCCCGCAGGTCGAGTACATCCTCCGGGACTCGCTCGCGAAGGTCGTCGTCGTCTCGAACGCGATCGAGCTCCAGAAGGTCCTCGACGTGCGCGACCGCTGCCCGGAGCTCAAGCACGTCGTCGTGCTCGAGCAGGTCCCGTGGAGCGCGGGCCGGGCCGTCCCGTTCGAGACGGTGGTCCAGAAGGGGCTCTCGGCCCTCGCGGCGGACCCCGAGGCGTGGGAGGAACGCGCCTCGTCCATCCTTCCAACCGACCTCGCGACGATGATCTACACGTCGGGAACGACGGGCGAGCCGAAGGGCGCGATCCTGACGCACGGCAACTTCGTCGCGAACGTCGCGACCTGCTCGACGCTGTTCGAAGTGACGCCGGACATGGTCGCGCTGTCGTTCCTGCCGCTCTCGCACGTCTTCGAGCGGATGGTCGACTACCTCTTCTTTTCTCGCGCGACGACGATCGCGTACGCGGAATCGATCGACAAGCTCTCCGAGAACTTCGCCGAGATCAAGCCGCACTGCTTCGCCGCCGTGCCGCGGGTCTACGAGAAGATGCTCGCGCGCGTCCGCAACGCCGTGGACGCCGCCCCGGCCCTGCGCCGCGCGATCTTCGAATGGGGCGTGCAGGTCGGCGCGATGCACCTCCGGGCCGTCGAGTCCGGCGAGAAACCGCCGTTCTTCCTCCGGCTCAAGTACCGGATCGCGGACCGTCTCGTCTTCGGGAAGATCAAGGCCCGCCTCGGCGGCCGGTTCCTCTTCGCGATCTCGGGAGGCGCACCCCTCGCGCACGACGTCGCGGCGTTCTTCTGGGCCGCGGGCGTCGAGGTCTACGAGGGCTACGGCCTCACGGAGACGAGCCCTGTCCTCACGTGCAACCGGCCTGGCGAGTGGCGTCTCGGCACCGTCGGCCGGGCGATCCCGGGGGTCACGCTCAAGATCGCGCCGGACGGCGAGGTCCTCGCGAAAGGACCGAGCATCATGGACGGCGGTTACTGGCGGAAGACGGAGGAGACGGCGAGCGTCTTCGACGCCGACGGCTGGTTCCTCACGGGCGACATCGGCTCCTTCGACCTCGACGGTTTTCTGACGCTCACGGACCGCAAGAAGGAAATCCTGATCAACGCCTACGGCAAGAACATCGCGCCGGCTCCGATCGAGGCCGCGCTCAAGGCCGTTCGCTTCGTCTCCTCGGCCGTCCTGATCGGCGACCGGCAGAAGTTCCTCTCGGCCCTCGTCGTTCCGAACTTCGAGAAGCTCGAGAGCTGGGCGATGGGCGCGAACGTGTCCTACCGGACCCGCCAGGAGCTCGTGGCGGACGCGAAGGTGCTGTCCCTGTTCAAGCAGGCGATCGAGATCCTGAACGGCGACGAGCCGCACGAGCGCCAGATCCGTGCGTTCCGCCTCCTCACGGAGGACTTCTCGATCGAGGGCGGCGAGCTGACGCCGACGCTGAAGATCAAGCGCCGCGTCGTCGTCTCGAAATACCGCGACGTCATCGACGAGATGTACGCGGATGCGGCGGCTCTCGAAGACGCGAACGCGGACACCCTCGAAGGGCGCTGA
- a CDS encoding ABC transporter ATP-binding protein, with the protein MGRLPNPERAGGKLRSEGPKAPKSQRLAALLPDIKALVAPRKGILALGMVLMAVNRVSGLVLPASTKFLIDDVIGKRHTEMLLPLLGAVVAATLIQGVTSFSLTQLLSKAAQRLIAELRRKVQAHVGRLPVAYFDANKTGALVSRIMSDVEGVRNLIGTGLVEFAGGLLTAAIALVVLFKISATMTLMAFAFLVGFGVVLNKAFATIRPIFRERSKLHAEVAGRLSESLGGVRVVKGYHAEEREEKTFSAGVQRLLDNVLKTLTSTSVMSLSSTVLLGIVGAVVMFVGTKQILAGTLTLGGFFTYTVFLGFLVAPIFQIVAIGTQLTEALAGLERTREILAERPEDADPKRTISLTALAGDLVFEDVRFAYDEGKEVLHGISFHAAPGTVTALVGPSGSGKSTIIGLVAAFHGPTGGRVLVDGVDLSAVRLDSYRTALGVVLQETFLFDGTIRENVAFSRPDAPEETILEACRIARVDEFAEGFEKKYDTIVGERGVKLSGGQRQRVSIARAILADPRILILDEATSSLDSESEALIQQGLSYLMKGRTTFVIAHRLSTIRRADQILVVENGLIVEHGTHETLFAARGRYWDMYTKQHGLESNLFLAPGEGDPKPRETVEESPEVPPALAEAVDTLRRPNG; encoded by the coding sequence ATGGGCCGCCTCCCGAATCCCGAGCGGGCGGGAGGCAAGCTGCGCAGCGAGGGGCCGAAGGCGCCGAAGTCGCAGCGGCTCGCGGCGTTGCTCCCGGACATCAAGGCGCTCGTCGCGCCGCGGAAGGGAATCCTCGCGCTCGGGATGGTCCTGATGGCGGTCAACCGCGTCTCGGGGCTCGTGCTGCCGGCGTCCACGAAGTTCCTGATCGACGACGTCATCGGCAAGCGCCATACGGAGATGCTGCTGCCGCTCCTCGGCGCGGTCGTCGCGGCGACGCTCATCCAGGGCGTCACGTCGTTCTCGCTCACGCAGCTCCTGTCCAAGGCCGCGCAGCGCCTCATCGCCGAGCTGCGCCGCAAGGTCCAGGCGCACGTCGGGCGGCTGCCCGTCGCGTACTTCGACGCGAACAAGACCGGCGCGCTCGTCTCGCGGATCATGAGCGACGTCGAGGGCGTCCGGAATCTCATCGGGACGGGCCTCGTCGAGTTCGCGGGCGGCCTCCTCACGGCCGCGATCGCGCTCGTCGTCCTCTTCAAGATCAGCGCGACGATGACGCTGATGGCGTTCGCGTTCCTCGTGGGCTTCGGCGTCGTCCTGAACAAGGCGTTCGCGACGATCCGGCCCATCTTCCGCGAGCGCTCGAAGCTCCACGCGGAGGTCGCGGGGCGCCTCTCCGAGTCTCTCGGCGGCGTCCGCGTCGTGAAGGGCTACCACGCCGAGGAGCGCGAGGAGAAGACGTTCTCGGCCGGCGTGCAGCGCCTCCTCGACAACGTCCTGAAGACGCTGACCTCGACGAGCGTCATGAGCCTCTCCTCGACCGTCCTCCTCGGGATCGTGGGCGCCGTCGTCATGTTCGTGGGCACGAAGCAGATCCTCGCGGGAACGCTCACGCTCGGCGGGTTCTTCACGTACACGGTCTTCCTCGGCTTCCTCGTGGCCCCGATCTTCCAGATCGTCGCGATCGGCACGCAGCTGACCGAGGCCCTCGCGGGCCTCGAACGGACGCGCGAGATCCTCGCCGAGCGCCCCGAGGACGCGGATCCGAAGCGGACGATCTCGCTGACGGCCCTCGCGGGCGATCTCGTGTTCGAGGACGTCCGCTTCGCCTACGACGAGGGCAAGGAGGTCCTCCACGGGATCTCGTTCCACGCCGCGCCCGGCACGGTGACGGCGCTCGTCGGCCCGTCCGGCTCGGGCAAGTCCACGATCATCGGACTCGTCGCCGCGTTCCACGGCCCGACGGGCGGCCGCGTCCTCGTGGACGGGGTCGACCTCTCGGCCGTGCGGCTGGATTCGTACCGCACCGCGCTCGGCGTCGTCCTGCAGGAGACGTTCCTCTTCGACGGCACGATTCGCGAGAACGTCGCCTTCTCGCGCCCGGACGCGCCGGAGGAGACGATTCTCGAGGCCTGCCGGATCGCGCGCGTGGACGAGTTCGCCGAGGGCTTCGAGAAGAAGTACGACACGATCGTCGGCGAGCGCGGCGTCAAGCTCTCCGGCGGCCAGCGCCAGCGGGTCTCGATCGCCCGGGCGATCCTCGCGGACCCGCGCATCCTGATCCTCGACGAGGCGACGTCGAGCCTCGACTCGGAGTCCGAGGCCCTCATCCAGCAGGGGCTCTCGTACCTCATGAAGGGCCGCACGACGTTCGTGATCGCCCACCGGCTGTCGACGATCCGCCGCGCGGACCAGATCCTCGTCGTCGAGAACGGCCTGATCGTCGAGCACGGCACGCACGAGACGCTGTTCGCCGCCCGCGGGCGGTACTGGGACATGTACACGAAGCAGCACGGCCTCGAGAGCAACCTCTTCCTCGCTCCGGGCGAGGGCGATCCGAAGCCGCGCGAGACGGTGGAGGAGTCTCCCGAGGTCCCTCCGGCCCTCGCGGAAGCCGTCGACACGCTGCGCCGCCCCAATGGCTGA
- a CDS encoding hydroxyacid dehydrogenase, translating into MKVLVADKFEESGLAGLSALGCEVLYEPKLEGETLGARLAESHADVLVVRSTKVTAAEIEKASGLSLIVRAGAGVNTIDLAAASARAVAVSNCPGKNAIAVAELAWGLLLALDRRLVEQAVDLRSGVWNKAEYGKAKGLAGRTLGVIGLGAIGLEVVTRAQAFGMPVVAWSRSLDDDHAERLGVARADSIHALAAASDAVSVHCALTKETKGFLDAKFFEALKPGAFFVNTSRGEIVDAAALRKAIAGRGIRAGLDVFEKEPAGGSGTFEDDVVKLPGVIGTHHVGASTEQAQNAIAAETVRIVAAFAATGAIPNAVNLASRTPATHLLTVRHRDRVGVLAHVFGVLRAAGINVQQTENVVFAGAEAACARIQVDQGPGPAVLEDIRSGCADVLSVGMTVL; encoded by the coding sequence ATGAAGGTTCTCGTCGCCGACAAGTTCGAGGAGTCGGGCCTCGCCGGTCTCTCGGCCCTCGGGTGCGAGGTTCTCTACGAGCCGAAGCTCGAGGGCGAGACTCTCGGGGCCCGGCTCGCGGAGTCGCACGCCGACGTCCTCGTCGTCCGCTCGACGAAGGTGACCGCGGCCGAGATCGAGAAGGCCTCCGGTCTCTCTCTGATCGTCCGGGCGGGAGCGGGCGTGAACACGATCGACCTCGCGGCCGCCTCCGCGCGGGCCGTCGCGGTCTCGAACTGCCCCGGCAAGAACGCGATCGCGGTCGCCGAGCTGGCGTGGGGCCTTCTTCTCGCGCTCGACCGGCGTCTCGTCGAGCAGGCCGTCGACCTCCGCAGCGGCGTCTGGAACAAGGCCGAGTACGGCAAGGCGAAGGGGCTCGCGGGCCGGACGCTCGGCGTGATCGGCCTCGGGGCGATCGGCCTCGAGGTCGTGACGCGCGCCCAGGCGTTCGGGATGCCCGTCGTCGCGTGGAGCCGCTCGCTCGACGACGACCACGCCGAGCGTCTCGGCGTGGCGCGCGCCGACTCGATCCACGCGCTCGCGGCCGCTTCGGACGCCGTGTCGGTCCACTGCGCGCTCACGAAGGAGACGAAGGGCTTCCTGGACGCGAAGTTCTTCGAGGCGCTGAAACCGGGGGCCTTTTTCGTGAACACGAGCCGCGGCGAGATCGTGGACGCGGCCGCCCTGCGCAAGGCGATCGCCGGGCGCGGGATCCGGGCCGGTCTCGACGTCTTCGAGAAGGAGCCTGCCGGCGGGAGCGGCACGTTCGAGGACGACGTCGTGAAGCTCCCCGGCGTCATCGGCACGCACCACGTCGGCGCCTCGACGGAGCAGGCGCAGAACGCGATCGCGGCCGAGACCGTCCGCATCGTCGCCGCGTTCGCGGCGACCGGTGCGATCCCGAACGCCGTCAACCTCGCGAGCCGGACTCCCGCGACGCATCTCCTCACGGTGCGGCACCGCGACCGCGTCGGCGTTCTCGCGCACGTCTTCGGCGTCCTCAGGGCCGCCGGGATCAACGTGCAGCAGACGGAGAACGTCGTCTTCGCCGGCGCCGAGGCGGCGTGCGCCCGCATCCAGGTCGACCAGGGCCCCGGCCCGGCCGTCCTCGAAGACATCCGGTCGGGCTGCGCGGACGTCCTTTCCGTGGGAATGACGGTCCTGTGA
- a CDS encoding RNA-binding protein produces the protein MKLYVGNLSYGVNDSSLRALFEAYGAVESATVVADRDSGRSKGFGFVEMSDADAQKAIQALNGSQHDGRTIRVNEARPKTDAPRESRGPR, from the coding sequence ATGAAACTGTACGTCGGCAACCTCTCCTACGGCGTGAACGATTCGTCCCTCCGGGCCCTGTTCGAGGCGTACGGCGCGGTGGAGTCCGCCACCGTCGTCGCCGACCGCGACTCCGGCCGTTCCAAGGGCTTCGGCTTCGTGGAGATGAGCGACGCGGACGCCCAGAAGGCGATCCAGGCGCTCAACGGCTCCCAGCACGACGGCCGCACGATCCGCGTGAACGAGGCGCGCCCGAAGACCGATGCGCCCCGCGAGTCGAGGGGCCCCCGCTGA
- a CDS encoding hydroxyacid dehydrogenase translates to MKILLADSFDESLPKRLAPFGEVLTDAARLKEADVVLVRSKTKVTREYLANAPNLKLVIRGGVGLDNVDIQACRERGIDVKNTPRASSVAVAELTMALMLAVPSRVVEGHVGLKGGRFLKKELKRTELFGKTLGLVGAGLIGTEVARRAQAFGMKVLAYDPQIANHALAELVDDLDELFKRADFISFHVPATAETRGLVSEHTIAKMKDGVILVNTARGSIVVEADLAAALASGKVRAYATDVYLSDPPDPNSPLLAAPNVLMTPHLGGSSQENLLRIGDIVVDLLKKWQRAPVHATSVAAPVPAR, encoded by the coding sequence ATGAAGATCCTGCTGGCCGATTCGTTCGACGAATCGCTTCCCAAACGCCTCGCCCCGTTCGGCGAGGTCCTCACCGACGCCGCCCGCCTCAAGGAGGCCGACGTCGTCCTCGTCCGCTCGAAGACGAAGGTCACGCGCGAGTACCTTGCGAACGCGCCGAACCTCAAGCTCGTGATCCGGGGCGGCGTGGGTCTCGACAACGTCGACATCCAGGCCTGCCGCGAGCGAGGCATCGACGTCAAGAACACGCCGCGCGCGTCGTCGGTCGCCGTGGCCGAGCTCACGATGGCGCTCATGCTCGCGGTTCCGAGCCGGGTCGTCGAGGGGCACGTCGGGCTCAAGGGCGGCCGCTTCCTCAAGAAGGAGCTCAAGCGCACCGAGCTCTTCGGCAAGACGCTCGGCCTCGTGGGCGCCGGCCTGATCGGCACCGAGGTCGCCCGCCGCGCGCAGGCCTTCGGGATGAAGGTCCTCGCGTACGACCCGCAGATCGCGAACCACGCGCTCGCCGAGCTCGTGGACGACCTCGACGAGCTCTTCAAGCGGGCCGACTTCATCAGCTTCCACGTGCCGGCCACCGCCGAGACGCGCGGACTCGTGAGCGAGCACACGATCGCGAAGATGAAGGACGGCGTCATCCTCGTGAACACGGCGCGCGGCTCGATCGTCGTCGAGGCCGATCTCGCGGCCGCCCTCGCGTCCGGCAAGGTCCGTGCGTACGCGACGGACGTCTACCTGAGCGACCCGCCCGATCCGAACAGCCCGCTCCTCGCGGCGCCGAACGTCCTCATGACGCCGCACCTCGGCGGGTCCAGCCAGGAAAACCTCCTCCGAATCGGCGACATCGTCGTCGACCTCCTGAAGAAGTGGCAGCGGGCGCCCGTGCACGCGACGAGCGTCGCGGCGCCCGTTCCCGCCCGGTAG
- a CDS encoding D-aminoacylase codes for MIRPGASGGAPLPLKRILTAAVLPIAAFFLLTGAGPSGDDLVFTGARVLDGTGAPWFRADVAVAGGRVAAVGHLPEARLSRAARRIEASGLYLAPGFIDLLGQSEYNVLVDARAASKITQGITTEVTGEGGSIAPNDERMFRDSETTWKRYGVRADFFTLADYFGRFAKAPPAINLGTFVGGGSLRELVIGAENRRATAGELARMCDEVEKAMKDGALGLSSSLQYVPDIYNSTDEIVAMAKAAAKHGGVYFIHQRSESNAIDASLDEVFRIAREARIPTNVWHLKTAYKRNWGRMPAVLARLEAARAEGLDVAANQYPWMAASNPLDACLPPWMREGGRDKLLARLKDPGLREKAKADMARDADDWQNQYFGSGGPSRILVSAVLTPALKPLEGKSIEEIAAVQKKDPRDALMDVVLADGAHASCIFFCMDEEDVRSALKHRLVSFCTDSGASATDGILSEEKSHPRGWASTARILGTYVRDEKVLPLEEAVRKMTSFAAARAGLKDRGFLKEGFPADLVAFDLAKVKAVSTYADPLRYSEGFPYVAVNGALVVDGGRITSERPGRALRGPGFAR; via the coding sequence CTGATCCGTCCGGGAGCGTCCGGCGGCGCCCCCCTCCCGCTCAAGAGAATCCTGACGGCCGCGGTCCTCCCGATCGCGGCCTTTTTTCTTCTGACCGGCGCCGGGCCCTCGGGCGACGACCTCGTCTTCACGGGCGCGCGCGTCCTGGACGGCACGGGCGCCCCGTGGTTCCGCGCCGACGTCGCGGTCGCGGGCGGCCGCGTCGCGGCCGTCGGCCATCTGCCCGAGGCCCGCCTCTCCCGCGCCGCGCGGCGGATCGAAGCATCCGGCCTGTACCTCGCGCCCGGATTCATCGACCTCCTCGGACAGTCCGAGTACAACGTCCTCGTCGACGCCCGGGCCGCCTCGAAGATCACCCAGGGCATCACGACCGAGGTCACGGGCGAGGGCGGCTCGATCGCCCCGAACGACGAGCGGATGTTCCGCGATTCCGAGACGACGTGGAAGCGCTACGGCGTCCGCGCGGACTTCTTCACCCTCGCGGACTACTTCGGCCGCTTTGCCAAGGCCCCGCCCGCGATCAACCTCGGCACGTTTGTCGGAGGCGGCTCGCTGCGCGAGCTCGTGATCGGCGCCGAGAACCGGCGCGCGACGGCCGGCGAGCTCGCCCGCATGTGCGACGAGGTCGAAAAGGCGATGAAAGACGGCGCGCTCGGCCTCTCGTCGTCGCTCCAGTACGTTCCCGACATCTACAACTCCACCGACGAGATCGTCGCGATGGCGAAGGCCGCCGCGAAGCACGGCGGCGTGTATTTCATCCACCAGCGCTCGGAGAGCAACGCGATCGACGCGTCGCTCGACGAGGTCTTCCGGATCGCGCGCGAGGCGCGGATCCCGACGAACGTCTGGCACCTCAAGACGGCCTACAAGCGCAACTGGGGCCGGATGCCCGCCGTCCTCGCCCGGCTCGAGGCCGCGCGGGCCGAGGGCCTCGACGTCGCCGCCAACCAGTACCCGTGGATGGCTGCGTCGAACCCTCTCGACGCCTGCCTGCCGCCGTGGATGCGCGAGGGAGGCCGGGACAAGCTCCTCGCGCGGCTCAAGGACCCCGGCCTGCGCGAGAAGGCGAAGGCGGACATGGCCCGCGACGCGGACGACTGGCAGAACCAGTACTTCGGCAGCGGCGGCCCGTCGCGGATCCTCGTGTCGGCGGTGCTCACGCCCGCGCTCAAGCCGCTCGAGGGCAAGTCGATCGAGGAGATCGCGGCGGTGCAGAAGAAGGACCCGCGCGACGCCCTGATGGACGTCGTCCTCGCGGACGGCGCCCACGCGTCCTGCATCTTCTTCTGCATGGACGAGGAGGATGTGAGGTCGGCGCTCAAGCACCGGCTCGTGTCCTTCTGCACCGACTCGGGCGCCTCCGCGACGGACGGCATCCTCTCGGAGGAGAAATCTCACCCGCGCGGCTGGGCCTCGACCGCCCGCATCCTCGGAACGTACGTCCGGGACGAGAAGGTCCTGCCGCTCGAGGAGGCCGTCCGCAAGATGACGTCCTTCGCGGCGGCGCGCGCGGGCCTGAAGGACCGCGGCTTTCTCAAGGAAGGCTTCCCCGCCGATCTCGTCGCGTTCGATCTCGCGAAGGTGAAGGCCGTCTCGACGTACGCGGACCCGCTCCGGTACTCGGAGGGGTTCCCGTACGTGGCCGTCAACGGCGCGCTCGTCGTGGACGGCGGCCGGATCACCTCGGAGCGCCCAGGACGGGCGCTCCGAGGGCCCGGGTTCGCGCGCTGA
- a CDS encoding saccharopine dehydrogenase NADP-binding domain-containing protein, with amino-acid sequence MPNVAVLGAGLVGGFVARTLAEDGFDVTALDFSEAALGALAGIPRLATKRADLSSASALAQAVAGADVVVGAVPGFLGHAMLKTVLECGKPVSDISFAPEDPLALDALAKAKGAAAIVDCGVSPGLSNLACGRAAARFDALDSVVISVGGIPTKRVPPWEYCAVFSPTDVLEEYTRPARLVEGGRVVTKPALSDVAPFEVPGVGTLEGFLSDGLRTVLTTVKARNLCERTLRWPGHAEKARFLREAGFFSETPVEAGGVRVAPRAVAEALIFPQWKRGADEEEFTVLRVESHGSRGGASFRLVHGLFDRTDPKTGATSMARTTGYPCVIGAHLLASGAFRTPGVHPPENLGRDARLWDAFVSGLAARGIAFTEEEAPWPR; translated from the coding sequence ATGCCCAATGTCGCCGTTCTCGGAGCCGGGCTCGTCGGTGGTTTCGTGGCGCGGACGCTCGCGGAGGACGGGTTCGACGTGACCGCCCTCGACTTCAGCGAGGCCGCGCTCGGGGCGCTCGCGGGAATCCCGCGCCTCGCGACGAAGCGCGCGGATCTTTCCAGCGCTTCCGCTCTCGCGCAGGCGGTCGCGGGCGCGGACGTCGTCGTCGGGGCGGTGCCGGGCTTCCTCGGCCACGCGATGCTGAAGACCGTCCTCGAGTGCGGCAAGCCGGTCTCGGACATCTCGTTCGCCCCGGAGGATCCACTTGCGCTCGACGCACTCGCGAAGGCGAAGGGTGCGGCCGCGATCGTGGACTGCGGCGTGTCGCCGGGCCTCTCGAACCTCGCCTGCGGCCGCGCCGCGGCGCGCTTCGACGCGCTCGACTCCGTCGTCATCTCCGTCGGCGGGATCCCGACGAAGCGGGTTCCCCCGTGGGAGTACTGCGCGGTCTTCTCGCCCACGGACGTCCTCGAGGAGTACACGAGGCCCGCGCGCCTCGTCGAGGGCGGGCGCGTGGTCACGAAGCCGGCACTGTCCGACGTCGCCCCGTTCGAGGTTCCGGGGGTCGGGACGCTCGAAGGTTTCCTGAGCGACGGCCTGCGCACCGTGCTGACGACCGTCAAGGCCAGAAACCTCTGCGAGCGGACCCTGCGCTGGCCCGGCCACGCCGAGAAGGCGCGCTTCCTGAGGGAGGCCGGTTTCTTTTCCGAGACGCCCGTCGAGGCGGGAGGCGTCCGGGTCGCCCCGCGCGCCGTCGCCGAGGCGCTCATCTTCCCGCAGTGGAAGCGGGGAGCGGACGAGGAGGAGTTCACGGTGCTGCGGGTCGAGTCGCACGGGTCGCGCGGCGGCGCGTCTTTCCGCCTCGTCCACGGCCTGTTCGACCGCACCGACCCAAAGACGGGCGCGACGTCGATGGCGCGGACGACGGGCTATCCCTGCGTCATCGGAGCGCACCTCCTCGCGAGTGGAGCGTTCCGGACGCCCGGCGTGCACCCGCCGGAGAATCTCGGCCGCGACGCGAGGCTCTGGGACGCTTTCGTGTCGGGCCTCGCGGCGCGCGGGATCGCGTTCACGGAAGAAGAGGCCCCTTGGCCGCGATAA
- a CDS encoding DUF1015 domain-containing protein — translation MARIRPFRSGRPPKALAARVASVPYDVVDTKEARALAAGNPVSFLHVCRPEIDLAETTDIHADEVYAKGRENLDRFFADGTLVEDPVPRLLIYRQTWRGRSQDGFVAACSVDDYDTDVIRKHEKTRKDKEDDRVRHLLTQSAHAEPVFLTYRAVDAIDARVAAVTAQRPEFDFEAPDAVRHTLWLVPETDVAFFVSAFAAVPLLYVADGHHRCASASRARAALAAKGPLADDHPVNWFPAAIFPDRQLAILPYNRVVKDLGGLGEEDFLRKVKERFDVKPAEAPEPSRRGTFSLYLKENWQTITPREPVSGNDPVSALDVSLLQDRLLAPVLGIGDPRTDPRIDFVGGIRGTSELEERVRSGRGAVAFAMYPTQISDVMAIADAGVTMPPKSTWFEPKLRSGLFVHRF, via the coding sequence ATGGCTCGCATCCGACCGTTCCGTTCCGGCCGCCCGCCGAAGGCGCTCGCCGCGCGCGTCGCCTCCGTGCCCTACGACGTCGTCGACACGAAGGAAGCCCGCGCTCTCGCGGCCGGCAATCCCGTGTCGTTCCTCCACGTCTGCCGTCCCGAGATCGACCTCGCCGAGACGACCGACATTCACGCCGACGAGGTCTACGCGAAGGGGAGGGAGAACCTCGACCGATTTTTCGCCGACGGCACTCTCGTCGAAGACCCCGTGCCGCGCCTCCTGATCTACCGCCAGACCTGGCGAGGGCGGTCGCAGGACGGCTTCGTGGCGGCCTGTTCCGTGGACGACTACGACACGGACGTCATTCGCAAGCACGAGAAGACCCGGAAGGACAAAGAGGACGACCGCGTCCGCCACCTGCTCACGCAATCCGCGCACGCCGAGCCGGTCTTCCTGACGTACCGCGCCGTCGACGCAATCGACGCCCGCGTGGCGGCCGTGACGGCGCAGAGGCCCGAGTTCGATTTCGAAGCGCCCGACGCGGTCCGGCACACGCTCTGGCTCGTCCCGGAGACGGACGTCGCGTTCTTCGTCTCGGCGTTCGCGGCGGTGCCGCTCCTCTACGTGGCCGACGGCCACCACCGCTGCGCGTCCGCGTCCCGCGCCCGGGCGGCGCTCGCGGCGAAGGGCCCCCTCGCCGACGACCACCCCGTGAACTGGTTCCCGGCGGCGATCTTCCCGGACCGCCAGCTGGCGATCCTCCCGTACAACCGGGTCGTGAAGGATCTCGGGGGACTGGGAGAAGAAGATTTTCTTAGAAAGGTCAAAGAGCGGTTCGACGTGAAGCCTGCCGAAGCGCCCGAGCCGAGCCGCCGCGGGACCTTCTCTCTTTACCTCAAAGAAAATTGGCAGACCATCACACCTCGCGAGCCGGTCTCCGGAAACGACCCGGTTTCCGCCCTCGACGTCTCTCTTCTTCAGGATCGCCTCCTTGCCCCCGTCCTCGGCATCGGCGACCCGCGCACGGACCCGCGCATCGACTTCGTCGGCGGGATCCGCGGCACCTCGGAGCTCGAGGAGCGCGTGCGCTCGGGGCGCGGCGCGGTCGCGTTCGCGATGTATCCGACGCAGATCTCGGACGTCATGGCGATCGCCGACGCCGGAGTCACGATGCCGCCGAAGTCCACGTGGTTCGAGCCGAAGCTGCGCTCGGGCCTCTTCGTCCACCGCTTCTGA